In Blautia wexlerae DSM 19850, a single window of DNA contains:
- a CDS encoding IS30 family transposase → MKNKGNQKHLTFEQRVDIEKGLTENKSFTEIGRIIGKNPSTISKEVRLHAHTKERPDSGYTHPPCIHRKNCKVTCLCDKMCGIHCKLCRKPSFRCTDICPAYETAECEKLNKPPYVCNGCGKKTHCLMSRKFYSSKYAHDEYRSVLVDCRVGINQTPESIQSMNDLLVPLIKEKHQSIGHIYATHAEELGCSRRTLYSYINDCVFDVRNGDLRRSVRYKKRKKPTQTSAKDRSYRQGHNYENFQNYMKDHPDINVVEMDCVEGMKGESCALLTFTFRNCNLMLMFLLEYQDQECVLEVFVWLETVLGQDAFKKLFPVILTDGGSEFSAREEMEKFCDGSKSTTVFYCDPYSFWQKGACEKNHEYIRYIRPKGSSFADLNDEKVRLMMNHINNEKRDSLNGHSPYELSLLLLDNKLHKALGLKAIAPDDVMLSPKLIK, encoded by the coding sequence ATGAAAAATAAAGGCAATCAGAAACATTTAACATTTGAACAGCGTGTTGATATCGAGAAAGGTCTTACTGAGAATAAAAGCTTCACTGAAATTGGACGGATTATTGGTAAAAATCCATCTACCATATCAAAGGAAGTACGTCTCCACGCACATACAAAAGAACGTCCGGATTCAGGTTACACTCACCCGCCATGTATTCATCGCAAGAACTGTAAGGTGACATGCTTGTGTGATAAGATGTGTGGCATTCATTGTAAGCTTTGCAGAAAACCATCCTTTCGCTGCACTGATATATGTCCCGCATATGAGACAGCTGAATGTGAGAAACTGAATAAACCTCCCTACGTATGTAATGGCTGTGGTAAAAAGACCCATTGTCTTATGTCCAGAAAGTTTTATTCATCCAAATATGCCCATGATGAGTACCGTAGCGTGCTAGTCGATTGCAGAGTCGGCATTAACCAGACTCCGGAAAGCATTCAATCCATGAATGATTTATTGGTTCCATTGATCAAGGAGAAGCATCAGTCCATCGGTCATATTTATGCTACTCATGCAGAAGAATTGGGTTGCTCCAGAAGAACACTTTACTCCTACATCAATGATTGTGTATTCGATGTCCGCAATGGTGACTTAAGACGTTCTGTACGTTATAAGAAACGCAAGAAACCTACACAGACCAGTGCAAAAGATCGTTCTTATCGTCAAGGTCATAACTACGAAAATTTCCAGAATTATATGAAAGATCATCCAGATATAAATGTTGTGGAAATGGACTGCGTGGAAGGAATGAAAGGCGAAAGCTGCGCCCTCTTGACCTTTACATTCCGCAACTGCAATCTTATGCTTATGTTCCTGTTGGAATATCAAGACCAGGAATGCGTGTTAGAGGTCTTTGTATGGCTTGAAACAGTGTTAGGACAGGATGCATTCAAAAAGCTTTTTCCGGTGATCCTCACGGATGGAGGTTCAGAATTCTCAGCTCGTGAAGAGATGGAGAAATTCTGTGACGGAAGTAAAAGCACGACGGTCTTTTACTGTGATCCATACAGCTTTTGGCAAAAAGGTGCCTGCGAAAAGAACCACGAGTATATCCGCTACATCCGTCCGAAAGGGAGTTCATTCGCTGATTTAAATGACGAGAAAGTCAGACTTATGATGAATCACATAAACAACGAAAAAAGAGACAGTCTTAATGGACATAGCCCATATGAACTCTCTCTTTTACTCTTGGACAACAAACTGCACAAAGCATTAGGATTAAAGGCAATCGCACCTGATGATGTTATGCTTAGTCCAAAACTTATAAAATAA
- a CDS encoding nucleotidyltransferase domain-containing protein: MPKVMQDLIEQYIEAVKKIYGSHVRQIILYGSYARGDFRSDLDVDIMILLDLSDLELKAYGQQLSYMTYDFNMDHDLDIKPIAKSEAHFNKWIVNYPFYANIHREGVVLYGAASAVENAVEVQVAIISKH; the protein is encoded by the coding sequence ATGCCAAAGGTGATGCAGGATTTAATTGAACAGTACATAGAGGCTGTTAAAAAGATTTATGGATCTCATGTACGTCAAATTATCTTGTACGGTTCTTATGCAAGAGGGGATTTTCGCTCGGATTTAGATGTGGATATCATGATTCTGCTTGATTTATCTGATTTGGAATTAAAGGCATATGGACAGCAGCTTTCTTATATGACGTATGATTTTAATATGGATCATGATCTGGATATTAAGCCGATTGCAAAAAGCGAAGCGCATTTTAACAAATGGATTGTGAATTATCCATTTTATGCCAATATTCATAGGGAAGGAGTAGTTTTGTATGGAGCAGCTTCAGCGGTAGAAAATGCAGTTGAAGTGCAGGTAGCGATCATCTCAAAACACTAG
- a CDS encoding response regulator — MIKVLIAEDEEGILYSISNAFSWENMGCEIIGLAQNGIQALEYSLSTPPDIVISDIVMPGIDGITFLRYLKEKYPNTQFIILTGHRNFEYACDALNLGAAVFLLKPVNYKELENHLEKIINTILASQEQQQIENQQDYILSNLLSGHVYSSIDFSPRILQLLDSLKQFRVCAFQFDDNQEHDIFRIHNLAKFCESIIQFNHYISVKASGLHYVLIIVGRMSTQTQELQSLMKQLQDRIYQFFHTTVSVGISNLHSNYEALHTAYTESLRALGKQFFTGNQCIHFFLDQNSEDELGYTDYHTLYLYQKKIETSIATYQGVYLHQQASSLFYEWVSVFNKNVSLIKSSFIVLSVLSINSIIGSDKQQTALLFEKYANFQKVIRCDTLEMLKDIFVNMIIDLSDFRSIKTSTKQDIVNKITDYISNHYMEQLSLSTVAKSVFLSPSYLSSLITGETGKNFTDIVNEIRISKSIELLKNPKMRIADIAYSVGFNEPQYFSSIFKKCTNLTPRDYRDFYLSSVTERK; from the coding sequence ATGATTAAGGTATTAATTGCAGAAGACGAAGAAGGGATCTTATACAGTATCTCAAATGCTTTTTCATGGGAAAATATGGGTTGTGAAATTATTGGATTAGCACAAAATGGTATTCAAGCTCTAGAGTATAGTCTATCTACTCCTCCAGACATAGTAATATCAGATATCGTCATGCCCGGAATTGATGGCATCACTTTTCTTCGTTATTTGAAAGAAAAATATCCGAATACTCAATTTATTATCCTTACCGGTCATAGAAATTTTGAGTATGCTTGTGATGCATTAAATCTTGGAGCAGCCGTTTTTTTGCTTAAACCTGTAAATTATAAAGAATTGGAAAATCATCTCGAAAAAATAATAAATACAATACTCGCCTCACAAGAGCAACAGCAAATTGAAAATCAGCAAGACTATATTCTGAGCAATTTATTGAGTGGTCACGTCTATAGTAGTATAGATTTTTCACCTAGAATCTTACAACTGCTTGATTCTCTCAAGCAATTCCGAGTGTGCGCTTTTCAATTTGATGACAATCAAGAGCATGATATTTTCCGGATCCACAATCTCGCAAAATTTTGTGAATCTATTATTCAGTTTAATCATTATATCTCAGTAAAAGCCAGCGGACTACATTATGTCCTGATTATTGTAGGCAGAATGAGCACACAAACTCAAGAATTACAATCATTAATGAAACAACTGCAAGATAGAATTTATCAATTTTTTCATACAACAGTATCTGTTGGTATTAGTAACCTACACTCAAATTATGAGGCATTGCATACTGCATATACCGAAAGTCTACGTGCTCTCGGAAAACAATTCTTCACAGGGAATCAATGTATCCATTTTTTTCTAGATCAAAATAGTGAAGACGAGTTAGGTTATACCGACTACCATACTTTATATCTTTATCAAAAAAAAATAGAAACATCTATAGCAACTTATCAAGGAGTGTATTTACATCAGCAGGCTTCTTCATTATTTTATGAATGGGTATCTGTATTTAATAAAAATGTATCCTTAATAAAAAGTTCTTTCATTGTATTATCTGTTCTATCTATTAATAGCATTATCGGATCTGATAAACAACAGACTGCTCTGCTTTTTGAAAAATATGCCAATTTTCAAAAAGTCATCCGATGTGATACACTTGAAATGTTAAAAGATATATTTGTAAATATGATAATTGACCTTAGCGATTTTCGCTCAATCAAAACCAGTACAAAGCAAGACATTGTAAATAAAATTACCGACTATATTTCGAATCATTACATGGAACAATTGTCGCTATCTACTGTAGCAAAATCTGTTTTCCTCTCTCCTTCATACTTAAGCTCCTTAATAACTGGCGAGACCGGGAAAAATTTTACAGATATTGTCAATGAAATACGAATTTCGAAATCTATTGAGCTACTCAAAAATCCGAAAATGCGAATTGCTGATATCGCCTATTCTGTTGGTTTTAACGAGCCTCAGTACTTTAGTAGTATTTTTAAGAAATGTACAAACCTCACGCCTAGAGATTATCGTGATTTTTATTTATCAAGTGTTACTGAAAGAAAATAA
- a CDS encoding sensor histidine kinase: MKLNKSQWQLDFKSSIIIPCIIAITLITILLFIFPSIRYSALFSAQAENYSQNIIRQTNLGISQSLHQFETKVKNLIDDPEIRNFIISNESTDDFQYSFQNIIESYFQVNSLDAYYLEGLDLYLLHKKGSLHYGYKNTSLSDIQTSPYYRNALIYPTNLNWLPYNQKEECLELSMCIYNYTDYSLEGIVVIRLSQSFLLDKFQNLNIINADCMYILNENRQIICSTDISLLGNVFDGFELSTNACGSYSSAGKLYSYADMRSAVPAISYDKWVTVIQIDHNKLLSGFRQISTRFYILALLLILFSFISIYMFSRIITAPLYDLTKALKEIAHENFKFVLPETSFMKEYSLINHGFNKMSKKLDMLINTVYKVQLAQKEAQLKNLQSQMNPHFLFNTLQLISWKAYEYEAYPVCDMISSLSYMLQTDLYSNENKVYTLRDEMEYIKQYTLIIRCKYNNKIAIHTSIPEHLLDCIIPKLIIQPFLENSINHGLAPKPTPGVVSISVEQCDQDLLCIIEDDGVGIDNKVLQNIRSLDSPATSIDNPNKNGHHIALSNIKTRLELLYGKNYGFTITSQLSFGTRVELRIPYQTSIASKENTND, from the coding sequence ATGAAGCTTAATAAATCACAATGGCAACTTGATTTCAAAAGTTCAATCATCATTCCCTGCATAATAGCAATCACATTAATCACTATCCTTCTATTTATATTTCCCTCAATAAGGTATTCTGCTTTATTTTCAGCACAAGCCGAAAATTATAGCCAGAACATTATACGTCAAACAAATCTTGGTATATCCCAATCGTTGCATCAATTCGAAACAAAAGTAAAAAACCTAATAGATGATCCTGAAATTCGTAATTTTATTATCTCAAATGAGAGTACTGATGATTTCCAATACTCTTTTCAAAATATTATCGAAAGTTATTTTCAGGTAAATAGTCTTGATGCATACTATCTGGAAGGCCTAGACTTATATTTGCTTCATAAAAAAGGCAGTCTTCATTATGGTTATAAAAACACATCACTAAGCGACATTCAAACCAGTCCTTATTATAGAAATGCTCTGATTTATCCAACTAATCTAAACTGGCTCCCATACAACCAAAAGGAAGAATGTTTAGAACTTTCAATGTGCATATATAATTATACTGACTATTCCTTAGAAGGAATTGTTGTAATCCGATTGTCTCAGTCTTTCTTATTAGACAAGTTTCAAAATCTTAACATTATTAATGCAGATTGCATGTATATTCTTAATGAAAACAGGCAAATCATCTGTTCTACGGATATTAGTCTATTGGGCAATGTATTCGATGGCTTTGAGCTATCAACCAATGCCTGTGGATCATATTCAAGCGCTGGTAAGTTATATAGTTATGCTGATATGCGCAGTGCTGTACCTGCAATTTCCTATGATAAATGGGTTACCGTTATACAAATTGATCATAATAAATTACTATCTGGTTTTCGCCAAATTTCAACCAGATTCTATATCCTTGCTCTTCTTTTGATTCTGTTTTCTTTTATATCCATATATATGTTTTCCAGAATCATTACTGCTCCGCTTTATGATCTTACTAAAGCATTAAAAGAGATAGCCCACGAAAATTTTAAGTTCGTTCTTCCAGAAACATCATTTATGAAAGAATATTCACTAATAAATCATGGCTTTAATAAAATGAGCAAAAAGCTTGATATGCTGATTAATACAGTCTATAAAGTTCAGCTTGCACAAAAAGAAGCACAGCTAAAAAATCTTCAATCACAAATGAATCCTCATTTTCTTTTTAACACCCTTCAACTAATCAGTTGGAAGGCATACGAATATGAGGCTTATCCAGTTTGTGATATGATTTCCAGCTTAAGTTATATGCTGCAAACAGATTTATATTCTAATGAAAATAAAGTCTATACTCTTCGTGATGAAATGGAATATATTAAACAATATACGTTAATTATTCGTTGCAAGTATAATAACAAAATAGCCATACACACTTCTATTCCAGAGCATCTTCTTGACTGTATTATACCAAAACTGATCATTCAACCTTTTTTAGAAAACTCAATTAACCATGGATTAGCTCCAAAGCCAACACCCGGTGTAGTATCTATTTCGGTTGAACAATGCGATCAGGATTTACTTTGTATCATTGAAGATGACGGAGTTGGTATAGACAATAAAGTACTACAAAATATACGTTCTTTAGATTCACCAGCTACATCTATTGATAATCCAAATAAAAACGGGCACCATATTGCCTTATCTAACATAAAAACCAGGTTAGAGCTTCTATATGGGAAAAATTATGGTTTTACAATAACTAGTCAGCTTTCTTTCGGAACACGTGTTGAATTACGAATTCCATATCAGACATCAATAGCTTCTAAGGAGAATACTAATGATTAA
- a CDS encoding ABC transporter substrate-binding protein produces MKNLLKTTVCFTTMSLTAILLPMNVMANEGEAKTITIAWTNIMESQQEIWEKYIFEPFEEKHPEVTIDFQCLPDLQNTVRVQVAAGAGPDMFYMDSVDIPDYASTNRILSLENYRKEYNLDDSMYDWAIRSCLYEDEMYALPASVEATAMTYNKNLLDQLGKDVPTNREEFVDVCNAALEAGLIPVSFGYSGANLLLTWPYEHYLTCYAGGEKTAQLLKGEITFDDPDIKGAFELLKADWDAGYINDKKSGAITNDEARILFANQKAVFNYEGPWLILADGAAKTWDFEWGQCAWPSMKDGTPAGSAITLGEAIGINANSQVSDLCMEMMMDFYSNEELMAQAVAEGFSTPAVPIDSAAYPEDMDENIRKALDAQNENMNLETVGYAPWGFFPAKTTTFLDDNLDKVFYDKMDLDTFIDKANETIAEDFADGYVFAG; encoded by the coding sequence ATGAAGAACTTATTAAAAACAACGGTATGTTTCACAACTATGTCTTTGACAGCGATATTATTACCAATGAATGTGATGGCAAATGAAGGAGAGGCCAAAACAATCACCATAGCCTGGACTAATATTATGGAAAGTCAGCAGGAAATATGGGAAAAATACATTTTTGAGCCGTTTGAAGAAAAACATCCTGAAGTAACAATTGATTTTCAGTGTCTGCCGGATCTTCAGAATACAGTTCGAGTTCAGGTTGCAGCAGGAGCAGGCCCTGACATGTTCTATATGGATAGTGTTGATATTCCGGATTATGCTTCTACTAATCGTATTCTTAGTCTTGAGAATTATAGGAAAGAATATAATTTAGATGACAGCATGTATGACTGGGCGATTCGTTCTTGTCTTTACGAAGATGAAATGTATGCGTTACCAGCATCTGTCGAAGCGACTGCAATGACATACAATAAGAATCTTTTGGATCAATTAGGAAAAGATGTTCCTACCAACAGAGAGGAATTTGTGGATGTATGTAATGCGGCTCTGGAAGCTGGTTTGATTCCTGTTTCGTTTGGATATTCCGGGGCAAATCTTTTGCTGACCTGGCCATATGAACATTATCTTACGTGCTATGCAGGCGGAGAGAAGACAGCTCAGCTCTTAAAGGGTGAAATTACATTTGATGATCCGGATATTAAAGGTGCATTTGAGTTATTGAAAGCCGACTGGGATGCAGGGTATATCAATGACAAAAAGAGTGGAGCTATAACAAATGATGAGGCCAGAATATTATTTGCAAATCAGAAGGCGGTATTTAACTATGAAGGACCATGGCTGATTCTGGCAGATGGTGCGGCTAAGACATGGGATTTTGAATGGGGACAGTGTGCATGGCCATCTATGAAAGACGGTACACCGGCTGGATCAGCAATTACTCTTGGTGAAGCGATTGGTATTAATGCAAATTCACAGGTTTCTGATTTGTGCATGGAAATGATGATGGATTTTTATAGCAATGAAGAATTAATGGCTCAGGCTGTTGCAGAAGGATTTTCAACACCGGCAGTGCCAATTGATTCTGCTGCTTATCCGGAAGATATGGATGAAAATATAAGAAAAGCACTTGATGCACAAAATGAAAATATGAATCTTGAAACAGTTGGATATGCGCCATGGGGATTTTTCCCTGCCAAAACAACAACCTTCCTTGATGATAATCTGGATAAGGTATTTTATGACAAAATGGATTTAGATACCTTTATTGATAAGGCAAACGAAACAATCGCTGAAGATTTCGCAGATGGTTATGTGTTTGCAGGTTAA
- a CDS encoding carbohydrate ABC transporter permease produces the protein MSYNTRKKLKGTFFILPAFLIHVIVIVIPALSMIYYAFTKWNGLSEPVFIGLDNFKRMLKDYDFLFAMKNNLIWMAIFLIVPFILGLGMALVFTKIGKVQMIFRTLCFLPYVISATVSGKIFSIFYSPYSGLGSIFEKLGIKALAGFAPLGNEKQALYAAAFVDNWHWWGFVLVLMLSALHQVDTSLYEVAKTEGANAWQTLIHVTIPQIKPTIISYFVFVIIAAFTTFDYVWIMTQGGPAGSTEVFATRIYKTTFINYDAGYGAAMSLSVCILALSVYFVLKFIQKRGRE, from the coding sequence ATGTCATACAATACGAGGAAAAAGTTAAAAGGTACATTTTTTATTCTGCCAGCTTTTTTAATACATGTGATTGTAATTGTAATTCCGGCATTATCCATGATTTATTATGCATTCACAAAATGGAATGGATTATCAGAACCAGTGTTCATTGGTCTTGATAATTTCAAGAGAATGCTTAAAGATTATGATTTCTTATTTGCAATGAAAAATAATTTGATTTGGATGGCAATTTTCCTGATCGTTCCTTTTATCCTTGGACTGGGAATGGCCTTAGTATTTACCAAGATAGGAAAAGTGCAAATGATTTTTAGGACACTCTGCTTTCTTCCATATGTTATAAGCGCAACAGTGTCTGGAAAAATTTTTTCCATATTCTATAGCCCATATTCTGGTTTAGGATCAATATTTGAAAAATTGGGAATAAAAGCATTGGCAGGATTTGCACCACTTGGAAATGAAAAACAGGCACTTTATGCAGCGGCATTTGTTGATAACTGGCACTGGTGGGGGTTTGTTCTTGTTTTAATGTTGTCTGCGTTACATCAGGTGGATACTTCGTTATATGAAGTAGCTAAAACAGAGGGCGCAAATGCATGGCAAACTTTGATACACGTTACAATCCCGCAGATTAAGCCTACAATAATATCGTATTTTGTGTTTGTTATTATTGCAGCATTTACTACCTTTGATTATGTGTGGATTATGACGCAGGGGGGACCAGCCGGTTCAACAGAGGTGTTTGCTACTAGAATATATAAAACCACTTTTATTAATTATGATGCGGGTTATGGTGCAGCGATGAGTTTATCGGTTTGTATATTGGCACTGAGTGTATATTTCGTTTTAAAATTCATTCAAAAAAGGGGGCGTGAATAG
- a CDS encoding carbohydrate ABC transporter permease codes for MTMQKRKKMTLYMKVFFAALISLIQIMPIVVVVVNSFRGNDEISKLMLGFPTKFHFENYAVAWTRGGYAYAYASSLIIGFGTAFSVVLLVGLAVYGLYKTDCFFKEFFKSYFVAGLAIPTFAVIVPLFFFFYKINLINTHIGMILIYIGINIPFNFTFMSAFFEGMSKELDEAARIDGASEMQNLWHIVVPLAKPIMTSVMLIVFVNTWNEFLFSNTFLQKEEMRTVSLRFFNFVGKNGADYGYIYAAAIISILPIIIIYFLMQDSFVEGMTTGSVKG; via the coding sequence ATGACAATGCAGAAACGCAAAAAAATGACTCTTTATATGAAGGTTTTTTTCGCAGCGTTAATATCCTTGATTCAGATTATGCCGATTGTTGTGGTGGTTGTGAATTCGTTTAGAGGAAACGACGAAATATCAAAGCTTATGCTGGGGTTTCCAACAAAATTTCATTTTGAAAACTATGCTGTTGCTTGGACTAGAGGGGGATATGCATATGCTTATGCAAGCAGTCTGATTATAGGTTTTGGAACTGCGTTCAGTGTGGTGTTGCTTGTTGGCCTGGCCGTTTATGGATTGTATAAGACAGATTGTTTTTTTAAGGAATTTTTTAAGTCATATTTTGTTGCGGGACTTGCGATTCCAACGTTTGCTGTAATTGTACCACTGTTTTTTTTCTTTTATAAAATTAATCTGATTAACACCCATATTGGAATGATTTTAATATATATAGGGATCAATATTCCATTTAACTTCACCTTTATGTCTGCATTTTTTGAGGGAATGTCAAAAGAACTGGATGAAGCGGCCCGCATTGACGGAGCATCAGAAATGCAAAATTTGTGGCATATTGTTGTTCCTCTTGCGAAACCTATCATGACAAGTGTTATGTTAATCGTATTTGTGAATACGTGGAACGAGTTTCTTTTTTCCAATACCTTTTTACAAAAAGAAGAAATGCGAACGGTATCTTTGCGCTTCTTTAACTTTGTAGGAAAAAACGGAGCAGATTATGGTTATATTTACGCAGCAGCTATTATTTCAATACTTCCAATCATTATAATATACTTTTTGATGCAGGATTCATTTGTAGAAGGAATGACAACAGGAAGCGTGAAGGGATAA